One stretch of Clavibacter michiganensis DNA includes these proteins:
- a CDS encoding acyl-CoA thioesterase — MTDHASDIPDDGPLAGLLTALDLTDTGARTSEDISTGPSQWMPMGRVFGGQVLAQSLVAAMRTTDADRRPHSMHGYFLRPGDVTKPITFSVDRIHDGRSFSTRRTQAYQDGRPILSMIASFQDADEGLEHQAPMPEGIPEPESLPSARDVLSRIDHPVAAHWANDRPFDMRHVEQPVYFGAAPDRVAHQAVWIRAIGRLPDDPAVHLASLAYASDYSILESIYRRHGLSWATPGIKAASLDHAMWFHRFGRADEWMLYVQESTSAQGGRGLSLGRIYSRDGVLLASVAQEGMVRVPLGDRA; from the coding sequence ATGACCGACCACGCATCCGACATCCCGGACGACGGCCCGCTCGCCGGCCTCCTCACCGCCCTCGACCTCACCGACACGGGCGCGCGCACGAGCGAGGACATCTCCACCGGTCCGTCGCAGTGGATGCCCATGGGCCGCGTCTTCGGCGGCCAGGTGCTCGCGCAGTCCCTCGTCGCGGCCATGCGCACCACGGACGCCGACCGCCGGCCGCACAGCATGCACGGCTACTTCCTGCGGCCCGGCGACGTCACCAAGCCCATCACCTTCTCGGTCGACCGGATCCACGACGGCCGCTCGTTCTCGACCCGCCGCACGCAGGCGTACCAGGACGGCCGTCCCATACTCTCGATGATCGCGTCGTTCCAGGACGCGGACGAGGGCCTCGAGCACCAGGCGCCGATGCCCGAGGGGATCCCCGAGCCGGAGTCCCTGCCGAGCGCGCGCGACGTGCTGTCGCGCATCGACCACCCTGTCGCCGCGCACTGGGCGAACGACCGCCCCTTCGACATGCGCCACGTCGAGCAGCCCGTCTACTTCGGCGCCGCGCCCGACCGCGTCGCGCACCAGGCCGTGTGGATCCGCGCCATCGGCCGCCTCCCCGACGACCCGGCCGTGCACCTGGCCTCCCTCGCCTACGCGAGCGACTACTCGATCCTCGAGTCCATCTACCGCCGGCACGGCCTCTCGTGGGCGACCCCCGGCATCAAGGCCGCGAGCCTCGACCACGCCATGTGGTTCCACCGCTTCGGACGCGCGGACGAGTGGATGCTCTACGTGCAGGAGTCGACCAGCGCGCAGGGCGGCCGCGGCCTCTCGCTCGGGCGGATCTACTCGCGCGACGGCGTGCTGCTCGCGAGCGTGGCCCAGGAGGGCATGGTCCGGGTCCCCCTCGGGGACCGC